DNA from Candidatus Binataceae bacterium:
CCGGCGCGAGCGACGATCCCGCTCTATCGCGCGCGCGGTTTGGATCTGGTGCCGGGCGAGGGCCTGCTCGCAGCCGGGGTACCTGCGGCATTTGACGCGCTCGCGACCGCGCTCTCACATTTCGGCACCAAGACCCTCGCCGAGGTGCTCGAACCCAGCCTCAAACTCTGCGAAGACGGGATGCCGATGCATCCCGGCTTGAGCGGCCATGGCGAGACGCCTGAGGACCTTTCCGGGCTGATCGGGATGGCGTCGATTCTGAGCAACCGGCAAAAGTTTCTTGACAAATGGCCAACCAGTGCTGCGCTCTATCTGCCGAACGGCGAGGTGCCTCATCCTGGCGATATCGTCAAAAATCCGGCACTCGGCAATTTTTTCCGCCGCCTGATCGATGCCGAGAGCGCAGCCCGTAACCGCGGCCGCGAGACCGCGATCGGTGCGGCGCGCGATCGTTTCTATCGCGGCGACATCGCCGACGAGATCGTCCGTTGGTCCGACGCCAATGGCGGGCTGCTGGCGTCAAGCGATCTGGCCAACTTCACGACCAGACTCGAAAATGCCGTCAGCGCCGACTATCGCGGCGTCACCGTGCACAAGTGCCAGCCGTGGTCGCAGGGCCCGGTCTTCCTGCAGCAACTGCGTCTCCTTGAAGGTTTCGACCTGCGCGCGATGGGCCATAACTCGACCGACTACATCCATACGATGGTCGAAGCGGCCAAGCTCGCCTTCGCCGATCGCGAGCTTTATTACGGCGATCCGGAGTTCACCGCGGTGCCGCTCGCGGAGTTGCTCGGGGAGCGCTATAGCGCGATGCGCCGGGCCTTGATCGATCCGGCGCGCGCCGCGATGGACCATCGCCCCGGTGATCCGCTCGCGATGCGCGCGCTGGCAACCGGCACGTCGATCACACCGCGTTCTTGGGGACCGGGGACGATCCATGTCACCGCCGCCGACGGCGCCGGCAATATGGTCGCCTGCACCGCCAGCGGCGGATGGATTCCCAGCTCACCGGTCATCGATACGCTCGGCTTCCCGCTCGGCACGCGGCTGCAGACCTTTTTCCTCGACGAGCGGCACGCCAACGCGCTGCGACCTGGCAAGCGACCGCGCACGACCCTAACACCGTCGCTCGCGACGCGCGACGGCCAACCATTTCTCGCCTTCGGCACGCCCGGCGGAGATCAGCAAGATCAGTGGACGCTGCAATTCTTCCTCAATCTGATCGAATTCGGCATGGACGTCCAGGAAGCGATCGAGGCGCCGCGCTTTTCGACTGCGCACTTCGCTTCGAGCTTCTATCCGCACGCCGCGCGGCCCGGGGTGTTGCGCATCGAGGATCGTATCAGTCCGGAAATTCGCGCGGCACTCACGGCGCGCGGCCACGAGGTCGAGACGCGCCCACCCTGGTGCGAAGGACACGTCCTCGGAATTCGCTTCGACCCGGCTCGTCGGCTGCTCTGCGGCGGCGCGGACCCGCGCGGGCAACTCGCGGTCGTGATGGCCGCTCAAGCGATCGGCTGGTAACCGCCGTCAAAGAATTAGCACCCGAAGAGTTCAATCCCTTGCCGTTCGATTGTGCTGAAGCCGCGACATCGGAGCGGCGTGCTCTGAGCGATGAAAAGATGCTTACGGCGCTGTCAGGATCGCCTTTGCGCTTTGGTCGCCGCCCGCACGAAATCGGTATTGACTGTCGTGCGATCAGACTCTATTTCTCTCTCAAGCGGGCATTCCTGACGGTATGAACACTGCTATCGTTGAAAATGTCTGGCGTAACGCGACTCGCTGTAAACGAAATGACTCGATGGTTCGTTTCACGTAAGAGCAGGTAACGGAGAAAAATTTATGCGCAAGCGTTGGATGGCAACTGCGGGAGTCGCGCTGGCCGCGGCGATGTTCGTGGCGGGATGCGCGGGAAGCCAACCCCTTAGCACACGTGAGGAGGGGACCGGCATCGGCGCGCTGCTCGGAGGTGGTGCAGGAGCGGCGATTGGCGCGGCGACCGGCCATCCGGCGCTGGGCGCATTGATCGGCGCGGGCGCCGGCGGCGTCGGCGGCTACGCGGTTGGCAACTCGATGCAGAATCAGGAGAACGCCAATTCGCAGACTAACGGCCAGTTGCAGCAGCAACAGCAGGAGATCGAGAATCAGCGCCAACAGATCGAGCAGATGAAGCAACAGCAGGAGACCGAATAATCCATCTGTCAACTTCCCCTCTCCGAGGTAGGAGAGGGGAAGATTGAAGCCTGCCGCGGGCCAGTCTCTTCCTACGACGGACGACAGAGTTTACACGCCCGCATGCCGGCGGCGGCGGCGCGGTCCGGCGCCGCAAAGATAAACATACGATCGCGGCGTGCCCGTTTCGCCGCGGAACAACTGGGCCGGCAGAAAATCCGCGTACCTAGATGGCCATAGACCGCCTCTGCCGGTATCCGCCGAGTGCGATCGGCGGCGAAGCCCTCGGCGCGCAACAAAGCGAGCTTGCGCTCGACCCCGCCCCCGTAGTTGCCGATCGAGCCATCCGATCGGATCACGCGATGACATGGGACGTAAATTGCGATCGGATTGACTGCGACCGTGTTGCCGATCGCGCGTTGAGCCGCAGGCGAGCCGGCCGCGCCGGCCAACGCCTGATAGGTGGTGACTGCGCCCGCCGGAACCTTCCGCAAACGCGAGAGCGCGCGACGCTGAAAATCGCTCGCCACCAGGCTCAGATCGACCGGACGATGTGCGATCGCGCTCGCGTCGCCGTGCAACAAGCGGACTATTTCGTCGCTGACTTCAGCGGCCAGCGCACCGTCTTCGACGACATCGAAATGCCGCCGCAAAGCGCTCAGAAAGC
Protein-coding regions in this window:
- a CDS encoding gamma-glutamyltransferase family protein, giving the protein MTTLYPMVMGREAMVATEHFLSASAGARIFARGGNAIDAAVAATFVEGIVNPHMHTIGGEVPMLIYLASERRVVAVNGNMTAPARATIPLYRARGLDLVPGEGLLAAGVPAAFDALATALSHFGTKTLAEVLEPSLKLCEDGMPMHPGLSGHGETPEDLSGLIGMASILSNRQKFLDKWPTSAALYLPNGEVPHPGDIVKNPALGNFFRRLIDAESAARNRGRETAIGAARDRFYRGDIADEIVRWSDANGGLLASSDLANFTTRLENAVSADYRGVTVHKCQPWSQGPVFLQQLRLLEGFDLRAMGHNSTDYIHTMVEAAKLAFADRELYYGDPEFTAVPLAELLGERYSAMRRALIDPARAAMDHRPGDPLAMRALATGTSITPRSWGPGTIHVTAADGAGNMVACTASGGWIPSSPVIDTLGFPLGTRLQTFFLDERHANALRPGKRPRTTLTPSLATRDGQPFLAFGTPGGDQQDQWTLQFFLNLIEFGMDVQEAIEAPRFSTAHFASSFYPHAARPGVLRIEDRISPEIRAALTARGHEVETRPPWCEGHVLGIRFDPARRLLCGGADPRGQLAVVMAAQAIGW
- a CDS encoding glycine zipper domain-containing protein produces the protein MRKRWMATAGVALAAAMFVAGCAGSQPLSTREEGTGIGALLGGGAGAAIGAATGHPALGALIGAGAGGVGGYAVGNSMQNQENANSQTNGQLQQQQQEIENQRQQIEQMKQQQETE
- a CDS encoding methylated-DNA--[protein]-cysteine S-methyltransferase; amino-acid sequence: MASDEKYDGLIDQDIDQDDELNQAALRELLRVAHKRLDPVLRRLQRPRAGVGVATTPLGRLLVAQSARGLMALRFPEEDEGAGFLSALRRHFDVVEDGALAAEVSDEIVRLLHGDASAIAHRPVDLSLVASDFQRRALSRLRKVPAGAVTTYQALAGAAGSPAAQRAIGNTVAVNPIAIYVPCHRVIRSDGSIGNYGGGVERKLALLRAEGFAADRTRRIPAEAVYGHLGTRIFCRPSCSAAKRARRDRMFIFAAPDRAAAAGMRACKLCRPS